A region from the Vespula pensylvanica isolate Volc-1 chromosome 9, ASM1446617v1, whole genome shotgun sequence genome encodes:
- the LOC122631841 gene encoding uncharacterized protein LOC122631841 gives MLLSVLFLTLASTVLAQTETSTRLARTSQAAQIRYDDPDGTKVNWKFYVPYNQQRAHLENPQRGQRAETAIAQPQTLAGQHQQARLVQSHHQQPVSSLSNVVPGQPEYKSYASVPTHIKELILQTYEPQRPYVDPSSFIHQQGLSIEQANSPSDISHSAQYVSPAAKYQTIEDTRTASSDFYYGERMAKPQGRIDYKEDYDQRTQQHEQSQQSQHSQNSQQIVGITVPIETMPVQPVPKLVIDKNMPQEIQQLLHYQSQIPYDVIANRITYRPKTLFIPKPIPDDSKGPYYYKSKIYFMKDDNIDEVEDVKPIDESQRH, from the exons ATGTTACTAAGC gtGCTTTTTTTGACCTTAGCCAGCACGGTGTTGGCTCAAACGGAGACCTCGACTCGCCTCGCTCGTACATCTCAAGCGGCACAAATCAGATACGACGATCCTGATG GCACGAAAGTGAACTGGAAATTCTACGTGCCGTACAATCAGCAACGCGCTCACCTGGAGAATCCTCAGCGTGGTCAACGAGCCGAGACCGCGATAGCTCAACCGCAAACTTTAGCGGGTCAACATCAGCAGGCACGTTTGGTCCAGTCTCATCATCAACAACCAGTATCATCGTTATCGAACGTGGTCCCTGGTCAACCAGAATATAAATCTTACGCGTCTGTACCGACTCATATCAAAGAGTTGATACTACAGACGTACGAACCTCAACGTCCTTACGTCGATCCGTCGTCCTTTATCCATCAGCAGGGTCTATCTATTGAACAAGCAAATTCTCCTTCGGATATTTCTCATTCAGCTCAATACGTATCGCCCGCTGCGAAATATCAAACCATCGAGGACACAAGAACAGCTTCGAGCGATTTTTATTACGGCGAAAGAATGGCTAAGCCTCAAGGAAGAATAGATTATAAGGAAGACTACGATCAACGTACCCAACAACACGAGCAATCGCAACAGTCTCAGCATTCGCAAAACTCGCAACAAATTGTTGGTATAACCGTACCAATCGAAACTATGCCTGTTCAACCAGTACCAAAATTGGTCATCGACAAGAACATGCCGCAAGAGATACAACAGTTGCTACATTACCAATCTCAGATACCCTATGATGTCATAGCTAACAGAATTACTTACAGGCCAAAAACCTTGTTCATTCCTAAACCGATACCGGACGATTCGAAAGGACCGTATTACTACAagagtaaaatttatttcatgaaaGACGACAACATCGATGAGGTCGAGGATGTTAAACCGATCGATGAGAGTCAACGTCATTGA